From the bacterium genome, one window contains:
- a CDS encoding tetratricopeptide repeat protein, which produces MKRNPFGPAATLLVLGWSLLAARPDPLSEQTRQDYKGFDSSLVRVEEAKRLVAQGLVFFQDQELDHARALFEKALTLDKSCIEARYRLGCLEREAGRFHLAVDHLEQVYTVTPARDSLCFLLAESYLKLGECETAGVWLDRQNKRDNSIPAAAALKRKISDCKKRNSVDHGRKK; this is translated from the coding sequence TTGAAGAGGAACCCTTTCGGGCCCGCCGCAACCCTGCTCGTTCTGGGCTGGTCGCTGCTTGCCGCCCGTCCGGACCCGCTGAGCGAACAGACCCGCCAGGATTACAAGGGTTTCGACAGCTCGCTGGTGCGCGTCGAGGAGGCGAAGCGCCTGGTCGCGCAGGGTCTGGTGTTCTTTCAGGACCAAGAGCTTGACCACGCGCGCGCTCTGTTCGAGAAAGCCCTGACCCTGGACAAGAGCTGCATCGAGGCGCGTTACCGGCTCGGCTGCCTGGAAAGGGAGGCGGGGCGTTTCCACCTGGCGGTGGACCACCTGGAGCAGGTCTACACGGTCACCCCGGCGCGCGATAGCCTGTGTTTCCTTCTGGCGGAAAGCTACCTGAAGCTGGGCGAGTGCGAAACAGCGGGCGTATGGCTCGACCGTCAGAACAAGCGTGACAATTCCATTCCGGCTGCCGCCGCTTTGAAACGTAAAATATCGGATTGTAAGAAGAGAAATTCGGTGGACCATGGCAGGAAAAAGTAG
- a CDS encoding HNH endonuclease, with product MRCAGCQAELEETAVRPERTAGDCHPLCLDCLRSLARRVRPTQRSLTRTLYAAGRSISRCEACGAEGGTEFHFLVPLVRGGTAESRNLLVLCPGCHLKVHQGARPVLRLRIEGNNPEGDCLDERDPHG from the coding sequence ATGCGCTGCGCAGGCTGCCAGGCCGAGCTGGAGGAGACCGCTGTCCGGCCGGAACGCACCGCGGGCGACTGCCACCCGCTCTGCCTGGATTGCCTGCGCAGTCTGGCCCGCAGAGTGCGGCCCACGCAACGCAGCCTCACGCGCACGCTGTACGCCGCCGGGCGCTCTATCAGCCGCTGCGAGGCGTGCGGCGCCGAGGGCGGGACCGAGTTCCATTTCCTGGTCCCTCTGGTACGCGGCGGCACAGCAGAAAGCCGCAACCTGCTCGTCCTCTGCCCCGGCTGCCACCTCAAGGTGCACCAGGGGGCCCGTCCGGTCCTGCGCCTTAGGATCGAGGGCAATAATCCGGAGGGAGACTGTCTCGATGAGCGAGACCCCCATGGATGA
- the asd gene encoding aspartate-semialdehyde dehydrogenase, with protein MEKIKVGVLGATGTVGQRFITLLEGHPWFELSEVAASDRSAGKTYEEAVAGRWKVGPDIPERVKKMTVKAVEPGLECKIVFSAMDASVAGPIEEAFAAAGYYVFSNSRNHRMDPDVPLLLPEINHDHARVLEHQRKNRGWKGFIVTNSNCSTMGLVIPLKPLDVHFGLEAVNVVTMQAISGAGYPGVSALDIIDNVVPYIGGEEPKMEAEPLKMLGSLKGNQFVDATFKVSAQCNRVFVLDGHLECVNVKLKEKPSLEAFTAALANFRGRPQELKLPSAPDPLIIVRTEQDRPQPRMDRDHGKGMAVTVGRIRPCSIFDFKFLVLSHNTVRGAAGASILNAEFLKAEGYC; from the coding sequence ATGGAAAAGATCAAGGTCGGAGTTCTGGGCGCCACCGGGACGGTGGGCCAGCGGTTTATCACCCTGCTCGAGGGGCACCCCTGGTTCGAGCTGAGCGAGGTCGCCGCCAGCGACCGAAGCGCCGGCAAGACTTACGAGGAAGCGGTTGCCGGGCGCTGGAAAGTCGGCCCGGACATCCCGGAGCGGGTGAAAAAGATGACAGTCAAGGCTGTCGAGCCCGGCCTGGAGTGCAAGATAGTGTTCTCGGCGATGGACGCCTCGGTGGCCGGCCCGATCGAGGAGGCTTTCGCCGCTGCGGGTTACTACGTGTTCAGCAACAGCCGCAACCACCGGATGGACCCGGACGTGCCCCTGCTGCTGCCCGAGATCAACCACGACCACGCCCGCGTGCTGGAGCACCAGCGCAAAAACCGCGGCTGGAAGGGTTTCATAGTCACCAACTCCAACTGCTCGACCATGGGTCTGGTGATCCCGCTCAAGCCGCTGGATGTGCATTTCGGGCTGGAGGCGGTAAATGTTGTCACCATGCAGGCGATCTCCGGGGCGGGCTATCCCGGGGTGAGCGCCCTGGACATCATCGACAATGTGGTCCCTTACATCGGGGGCGAGGAGCCCAAGATGGAGGCCGAGCCGTTGAAGATGCTGGGCAGCCTGAAAGGAAACCAGTTCGTGGACGCCACGTTCAAGGTGAGCGCCCAGTGCAACCGCGTGTTCGTGCTGGACGGCCACCTGGAGTGCGTGAACGTGAAGCTGAAAGAGAAGCCCTCGCTGGAGGCGTTCACCGCGGCGCTGGCCAATTTCCGCGGCCGCCCGCAGGAACTGAAGCTGCCCTCGGCGCCCGATCCGCTGATTATCGTGCGCACCGAGCAGGACCGCCCGCAGCCACGCATGGACCGCGACCACGGCAAGGGCATGGCGGTTACGGTGGGGCGCATCCGCCCCTGCAGCATCTTCGACTTCAAGTTCCTGGTCCTGAGCCACAACACGGTGCGCGGCGCGGCCGGGGCCTCGATCCTCAACGCCGAGTTCCTGAAGGCCGAGGGGTATTGCTGA